The following proteins come from a genomic window of Nitrospirota bacterium:
- a CDS encoding FAD-dependent oxidoreductase: MARHLVFVGGGHAHMTALLKCSEYVQRGHRVTLVSPDAYHYYSGMGPGMLSGIYRPRDIRFNIRKMAGDRGASFIEDRVVRVDPARRSLMLQSGKTVSYDVASFNTGSSVPAGALSGAVGGSGENVYPVKPIINLLKARQRILEALSSSSSPGALDIVVIGGGPAGVEIAANAWRLVHDNGGAARITIVAGKRLMGGLPEKVCSLVRQSFLKRGISVIEGLRAERVEKDTVLLSGGGELPFDIAFIATGVRPSSLFRDSGLPTGKDGGLLVNDRLQCVDYPELFGGGDCISLQGHDLAKVGVYAVRENEILFHNLLAALEGGTMRRFEPQKTYMLIFNMGNGKGILWRDTTVLDGRLAFILKNYIDNKFMKKFQVSGERKETG, translated from the coding sequence ATGGCACGACACCTTGTCTTTGTCGGCGGCGGTCACGCGCATATGACCGCACTTCTGAAATGCAGCGAGTATGTGCAGCGCGGCCACCGGGTGACGCTCGTCAGTCCCGATGCCTACCACTACTATTCGGGGATGGGTCCCGGCATGCTCTCCGGCATCTACCGGCCCCGGGACATCCGTTTCAATATCAGGAAAATGGCCGGAGACCGCGGCGCCTCGTTCATCGAGGACAGGGTGGTGCGGGTCGATCCTGCCCGGCGCTCGCTTATGCTGCAGTCGGGAAAGACGGTATCCTACGATGTCGCCTCTTTCAATACCGGCAGCTCCGTTCCTGCCGGAGCTCTCTCCGGAGCCGTCGGGGGCTCCGGAGAGAACGTATATCCCGTAAAGCCGATCATCAATCTCCTGAAAGCGCGGCAGCGCATTCTCGAGGCCCTGTCGTCCTCCTCGTCTCCCGGAGCGCTCGATATCGTGGTTATCGGCGGAGGACCCGCCGGGGTCGAGATCGCTGCGAATGCCTGGAGGCTCGTGCATGACAACGGCGGAGCGGCCCGCATCACGATCGTAGCAGGCAAACGCCTGATGGGCGGTCTCCCCGAGAAGGTCTGCTCGCTCGTAAGGCAGTCGTTCCTGAAAAGGGGCATCTCGGTCATCGAGGGCTTGCGGGCCGAGAGGGTAGAGAAAGATACGGTGCTTCTGTCAGGCGGAGGGGAGCTCCCCTTCGATATCGCGTTCATTGCGACCGGCGTCAGGCCGTCGTCGCTCTTCAGGGATTCCGGCCTCCCGACAGGAAAAGACGGCGGGCTGCTGGTGAACGACCGCCTGCAGTGCGTCGATTACCCCGAGCTCTTCGGCGGCGGCGACTGCATCAGCCTGCAGGGCCATGACCTCGCCAAGGTCGGCGTCTATGCGGTAAGGGAAAATGAAATTCTGTTCCACAATCTCCTGGCAGCGCTCGAGGGGGGTACTATGAGGCGCTTCGAGCCGCAAAAGACGTATATGCTCATCTTCAACATGGGAAACGGCAAGGGCATACTCTGGAGAGATACGACGGTGCTCGACGGCAGGCTCGCGTTCATACTCAAGAATTATATCGATAACAAATTCATGAAAAAATTCCAGGTCTCGGGAGAACGGAAAGAAACGGGATAA
- a CDS encoding DNA-binding response regulator: MIIDTCPVAKETLSTILGDSYELLCVSTDREGLDALSEMVNLIFLDLSVSGIDSAVLIRRIKETHPSIPVIATTAHGTEEKCLSAFMAGARFYLKKPLNAEEVFRAVELLSTVENTVHNRRHLSLPTKGNESLHGEIDPDKREGVLAVMEFICRNYKEPLGLAEACRLASLSKTYFSYFFKRVAGCSLKSYHNKIRIQKAEDIIKHQGVSVKKAAELVGYNDSNYFSALFKKETGLSPKQFQLTCKLLEKNKEDLEEN; the protein is encoded by the coding sequence TTGATCATCGACACTTGTCCGGTCGCAAAAGAGACCCTATCGACTATCCTGGGGGACAGTTACGAGTTGCTCTGTGTCTCAACGGATCGGGAGGGACTTGATGCCCTCTCGGAGATGGTTAACCTCATCTTTCTCGACCTCTCGGTATCCGGGATAGATAGTGCTGTCCTCATCCGCCGGATCAAAGAGACCCACCCCTCTATTCCTGTAATCGCAACCACGGCCCACGGCACTGAGGAAAAGTGCCTGAGCGCTTTCATGGCAGGCGCACGGTTTTACCTGAAGAAGCCTCTCAACGCAGAGGAGGTGTTTCGGGCGGTCGAGCTGTTGTCAACTGTCGAAAATACTGTTCACAATCGAAGACACCTGTCCCTGCCAACTAAGGGCAACGAAAGCCTGCATGGCGAGATTGATCCCGATAAGCGTGAAGGGGTTTTAGCCGTAATGGAATTCATTTGCAGGAACTATAAAGAGCCGTTAGGCCTCGCCGAAGCCTGCAGATTGGCTTCGCTCAGCAAAACATATTTCAGCTATTTCTTCAAACGTGTTGCAGGCTGCTCCCTTAAGAGCTATCACAACAAGATCAGAATTCAGAAAGCTGAGGATATCATCAAGCACCAAGGCGTTTCCGTCAAGAAAGCCGCAGAGTTGGTCGGTTACAACGATTCGAACTACTTCTCTGCACTCTTCAAAAAAGAGACCGGTCTCTCCCCGAAGCAGTTTCAACTCACCTGCAAACTTTTGGAAAAAAACAAAGAAGATTTGGAAGAAAATTAA
- a CDS encoding C1 family peptidase codes for MQKRLTRIGRVSGFFVLFLVCAMVSLVHAGELGEVSKAVKEKKARWSAKDTAVSKLRPEDRKRRLGGRVPAPTGQEKIVATPYSALPAALDWRNYGGSSYVTPIKDQGACGSCWAFATTAALESSTLISKNMPGIDLDLSEQTALSCSGAGSCYGGLIDSASDFISNIGLPSEGCFPYLAIEGGCVGACSNWQGEAYKIDNWYKVEPTVDAVKHALYNYGPLVTLIAVHTDFFYYSSGIYTHSWGSFEGYHAAAIVGYNDAEQYFIVKSSWGTDWGESGYFMIAYSEVNGDSLLGHWTIAYENPVPADFPSLDGIPRDTDNSNPGGSGNGQENSVTSEDAALLIGAVRDEKGVPLAGAEVKSGNYSSITNVNGQYRIGSIPVGSYVVTVRKTGYVTLSENVIIPSTTAITKDFTLTFSPASDSSKDKDPDGKEGPNNPKNDTDNQDQAVGPGWFKFEADPVSHEEAEAYFSKRRAERQAKLNTVPLAASGISTTTEIQELARALKYDPKLIYDYVHNYIDYIPYFGFHKGATATLLDGKGNDFDQASLMVALLRESGRHNSSIGPVQYVYGRMTIPGRELASWLGVEQDTRPISLALQYGGIPFTVISTWGKDIGTSSVSRVWVKATVNGTEYLFDPAFKTYIYKNKSVNIGEAMGYDQSDFLAVATAGATVGSDYVQHMNEANIRSKLATYSTNLSNHIRAQYPNSELKEIIGGRTILRTELQSYSSALPFTTTVSALWDDIPLEYTAQLNIRHLGIDHTFNTPDLNGGRLTLTYSNGYPQIRLDGVVQVTGSTYAESGYYNDFKVYINHPYVKPFATYADQTVTFKAISGSTYAVFYSFGTLGDGLLHKRQQQLESSQAQGLSDSSEAVLGETLNVMGLTWIKEVMLTSDLLSELNDTLSFYHHIIGMVAQETGYYIDVPAAFINTRPRHNAVDNSSLHFHAIALISSAYEHGILEQLMGSDKPGLSTIKLLQIANATGERIFKVTSENTYRIDQLKNYSSEDRSYYKSKANSGYTFILPENGSLGLDRWKGKGYISLSSGSMGMIIGGEYYGGYCSARTPVHIPTVTRNVTTAQWSTSSPKTINKQVTTAPPRRSKDPVDMASGAFLYDHTDIDIGDEAPLGLSLVRSYNSSQSLQKRPVGYERPLGYGWTHSYDIYLVPSSNADPGLGKRQAVDAASLIAALYATADIMKSRNDKTGWVTASLTSKWAIDQLIDNTVTVYMGSKTLVYVQQADGTFSAPPGITAQLVKNGDGTYNLKERFGTRIDFNASKKVSRLTDGDGNAMTFSYDGGNNLSKVIDAFGRSLNFEYSGSRIGRVYDMDKNSASYRSVYYGYDVNGDLTSYTDPEGKIWRYGYANHLMTTLINPLAVTTATNTYDALGRVKTQAVPRQGVSNAVYNFYFSGYRSVEEDPDGNTLVDYYDHKGRTILQINELGRRTYKRYDGQNHVTVITDPRSGSARFPFIFSVSYLYDGNQNLEKAINPLGYTVTNVYDSQFRLTATIDPLEHTTHFEYDAEHHLIQTRDALGNTAGSAYYANGLKESATDARAIITALTYDTYGNPRTTKTAARPAVTYTYDFIGRMTELRDQVGSSTSFVYDKRGLLKEKTDPLGRKTLFGYDDAGRLTSITDRNSAITTFAYTATDKVERITYHDGSTVTLTYDKHDRLVRMSDPTGAASYSYDAAGQLTSHTNTYGFTVKYKYDEAGNLIELTYPGDKKVLYFYDVLNHLVAVVNWLDQVASYTYDEAGRVTAFTGFNGIETVYSYDAANRLTGFSSPIAQYHFALDGNGNRVETAKIEPLTPLLDKSPVMYGYNDPKRNRLLSAGANSYGYDNEGQLTTINGAAANTFDHEHRLTRAGTSQYFYDGSDSRLRAVRNGVETRYIYDAAGNLLAEADGNNVITRYYLHGMGLIAMVEPSAPADRVYCYHFDAIGSTVGMTDESQTMVNRYAYDEFGTVANQQETVYQPFTFVGQFGVMTEPNGYYYMRARYYDPQVGRFISEDPIGFDGGDINLYQYVGANPVNFTDPSGLLPNVDPNKPFDRFNPNNLKDNSKAINALKNTLDKIKFVNKAIEWTEKTILKGAAAKLLGATTYLGILLHPDVANENEDAMLRNYYNTHTNSRCSK; via the coding sequence ATGCAGAAGAGACTGACTCGAATCGGCAGAGTTTCGGGCTTCTTCGTTCTTTTCTTAGTGTGCGCGATGGTTTCTCTGGTGCATGCCGGTGAGCTCGGTGAGGTATCGAAGGCCGTTAAAGAGAAGAAAGCCCGATGGTCTGCTAAGGATACCGCTGTTTCGAAATTGAGACCCGAAGATCGGAAAAGGCGTCTCGGCGGGCGTGTGCCGGCGCCTACCGGACAGGAGAAAATAGTGGCCACTCCGTATAGTGCGCTCCCTGCCGCCCTCGATTGGAGGAATTACGGAGGCAGCAGCTATGTAACGCCGATCAAGGACCAGGGCGCCTGCGGGAGCTGCTGGGCATTCGCGACAACAGCGGCTCTTGAATCATCAACACTCATATCTAAAAATATGCCGGGTATCGATCTCGATCTCTCGGAACAAACAGCGCTCTCGTGCAGCGGCGCAGGTTCCTGCTACGGCGGCCTTATCGACAGCGCATCCGATTTCATCAGTAATATAGGACTGCCGTCCGAAGGCTGTTTCCCTTACCTCGCCATCGAGGGTGGCTGCGTGGGCGCCTGCTCCAACTGGCAGGGTGAGGCTTACAAGATTGATAATTGGTATAAAGTCGAGCCGACTGTCGATGCCGTCAAGCATGCCCTGTACAACTACGGCCCCCTGGTAACCCTCATAGCAGTACACACGGACTTTTTCTACTACAGCTCCGGCATATATACGCATAGCTGGGGGAGCTTCGAGGGATATCATGCAGCGGCAATTGTCGGATATAACGATGCGGAACAGTACTTCATTGTCAAAAGCAGCTGGGGCACTGACTGGGGAGAGTCAGGGTATTTCATGATCGCTTACAGCGAGGTGAATGGAGACTCTCTGCTCGGTCATTGGACCATTGCGTACGAGAATCCTGTTCCGGCCGACTTCCCGAGTCTTGACGGCATTCCGCGAGATACCGATAATTCGAACCCGGGGGGGTCGGGGAACGGACAGGAGAACAGTGTTACATCTGAAGACGCTGCTTTGCTCATAGGCGCCGTTCGTGACGAGAAAGGAGTTCCTCTTGCAGGCGCCGAGGTGAAGAGCGGGAACTATTCGTCGATTACCAATGTAAACGGGCAGTACCGTATCGGCAGCATCCCCGTCGGAAGCTATGTAGTAACAGTTCGCAAAACAGGATATGTAACACTGAGTGAAAACGTCATAATACCTTCAACCACGGCCATAACTAAAGATTTTACCCTTACGTTTTCTCCTGCTTCCGATAGCTCAAAAGACAAGGACCCTGACGGGAAAGAGGGCCCCAACAATCCAAAGAATGACACGGACAACCAGGATCAGGCTGTGGGTCCGGGATGGTTCAAATTTGAAGCGGATCCCGTGAGCCATGAGGAAGCAGAGGCATACTTTTCCAAGAGAAGGGCCGAGCGTCAGGCAAAATTGAACACAGTGCCCCTTGCCGCATCGGGGATATCCACGACAACCGAGATCCAGGAGCTCGCCCGTGCGCTCAAGTACGATCCTAAGCTGATCTACGATTATGTGCATAACTACATTGACTACATCCCTTACTTCGGATTCCATAAAGGAGCAACAGCTACGCTTCTCGACGGCAAGGGCAATGATTTCGATCAGGCATCCTTGATGGTAGCACTCTTAAGGGAGAGCGGCAGGCATAACAGCAGCATCGGTCCTGTTCAGTACGTCTACGGTAGAATGACGATCCCAGGCAGGGAGCTCGCCAGCTGGCTTGGAGTGGAGCAGGACACGAGGCCGATCAGCTTGGCGCTTCAATACGGCGGTATTCCATTCACTGTTATATCAACGTGGGGAAAAGATATCGGGACCTCGAGCGTAAGTCGTGTCTGGGTCAAAGCGACCGTCAACGGTACGGAGTACCTATTTGATCCGGCCTTTAAAACATACATTTATAAAAACAAGTCTGTCAATATCGGTGAGGCGATGGGATATGACCAGAGCGACTTTCTTGCCGTCGCGACAGCCGGGGCAACTGTGGGCAGCGATTACGTCCAGCACATGAACGAGGCAAACATCAGAAGCAAACTTGCGACATACTCCACGAATCTCTCCAACCATATACGTGCCCAGTACCCCAACAGCGAACTAAAAGAGATTATCGGCGGTCGCACCATTCTCAGGACAGAGTTGCAAAGCTATTCTTCGGCACTGCCTTTCACAACAACGGTCAGCGCTCTATGGGATGATATCCCTCTCGAGTACACCGCTCAGCTCAACATCAGGCATTTGGGCATTGATCATACATTTAACACACCGGACCTTAACGGCGGACGCCTTACTCTCACCTATTCGAACGGCTACCCGCAGATCCGTCTGGACGGAGTTGTCCAGGTAACGGGGTCGACATATGCCGAATCGGGATACTACAATGATTTCAAGGTCTACATCAATCACCCTTATGTTAAACCGTTTGCTACGTACGCTGATCAGACAGTAACGTTTAAAGCCATCAGCGGCAGCACCTATGCTGTTTTCTACTCTTTTGGCACGCTAGGCGATGGCCTTTTGCATAAGCGACAGCAGCAGCTCGAGAGCTCTCAGGCACAAGGACTGTCCGATTCTTCCGAGGCGGTCCTTGGGGAAACACTGAATGTCATGGGGCTCACCTGGATAAAAGAAGTCATGCTGACCAGCGATCTCTTATCCGAGCTGAACGATACCCTCTCTTTTTATCATCATATCATAGGGATGGTGGCGCAGGAGACCGGATATTATATTGATGTGCCCGCTGCATTCATAAACACGCGCCCTCGACATAATGCAGTGGACAACAGTTCCCTGCATTTTCATGCAATTGCTCTGATTTCGAGCGCCTATGAACATGGTATCCTGGAGCAGCTGATGGGCTCGGACAAACCGGGTCTGTCGACGATAAAGCTGCTCCAGATCGCCAATGCCACCGGCGAGAGAATATTCAAAGTGACGAGTGAAAACACCTACAGGATTGACCAGCTCAAGAACTACTCATCGGAAGACCGCAGCTACTATAAGTCCAAGGCGAATAGCGGGTATACGTTTATACTACCTGAAAATGGATCGCTCGGCCTGGACAGGTGGAAAGGAAAAGGCTACATATCATTATCTTCCGGCTCGATGGGCATGATTATCGGCGGTGAGTATTACGGAGGGTACTGCAGCGCAAGAACCCCTGTTCATATCCCTACGGTAACACGGAATGTCACTACCGCTCAGTGGAGCACTTCCAGTCCCAAAACGATAAACAAACAAGTCACTACCGCTCCGCCCCGACGCTCTAAAGACCCTGTCGATATGGCAAGCGGCGCCTTTCTCTATGATCATACGGATATCGATATCGGCGATGAGGCGCCCTTAGGGCTATCGCTTGTTCGCTCATATAACAGCAGCCAGTCTCTTCAGAAGAGGCCTGTCGGCTATGAGCGTCCTCTCGGCTACGGCTGGACCCATAGCTACGATATTTACCTGGTGCCGAGCAGCAACGCCGATCCCGGCTTGGGCAAACGCCAGGCAGTCGATGCCGCCTCTCTTATTGCGGCACTCTATGCAACTGCGGATATCATGAAGAGCAGGAACGATAAAACCGGCTGGGTGACGGCGTCCCTCACGAGCAAATGGGCTATAGATCAGCTGATCGATAATACAGTTACCGTCTATATGGGAAGCAAGACCCTGGTGTACGTACAACAAGCAGACGGGACCTTTTCTGCCCCCCCCGGAATTACCGCACAGCTGGTCAAGAACGGTGATGGAACCTACAATTTAAAGGAGCGGTTCGGAACGCGTATCGATTTTAATGCAAGCAAGAAAGTCAGTCGTTTAACTGATGGGGACGGCAATGCTATGACCTTTTCGTATGACGGCGGCAATAACCTGTCCAAAGTGATCGATGCTTTCGGCCGCAGTCTTAATTTCGAGTATTCCGGCAGCAGAATCGGCAGGGTCTATGACATGGATAAAAACTCGGCGTCGTACCGGTCAGTATACTATGGCTACGATGTCAATGGCGACCTCACCAGTTATACCGATCCGGAAGGCAAGATATGGCGATACGGGTATGCTAACCATCTCATGACCACGCTCATCAATCCGCTTGCTGTCACTACGGCAACAAATACCTACGATGCACTCGGAAGGGTAAAGACACAGGCCGTGCCCCGCCAGGGAGTGTCCAATGCTGTTTATAACTTCTACTTCTCGGGTTACCGGAGCGTTGAAGAGGACCCCGACGGAAACACCCTTGTCGACTATTACGATCACAAGGGAAGGACGATACTCCAGATCAACGAGCTCGGCCGCAGGACGTATAAGAGATATGACGGGCAGAACCATGTCACGGTTATAACTGATCCACGGTCGGGCAGCGCGAGGTTTCCTTTCATTTTTTCTGTCAGCTATCTTTACGACGGTAATCAAAACCTCGAGAAGGCGATAAACCCGCTCGGCTACACCGTTACCAATGTATATGACTCTCAGTTCAGGCTCACCGCTACCATAGATCCTCTTGAGCACACAACCCATTTTGAGTATGACGCCGAGCACCATCTTATCCAGACCAGGGACGCGCTCGGCAACACGGCAGGCTCGGCATACTATGCGAACGGGTTAAAGGAATCCGCTACCGATGCCCGCGCTATTATAACAGCCCTGACCTACGATACGTATGGAAATCCCCGGACGACAAAGACCGCTGCGCGTCCGGCAGTCACCTATACCTACGACTTCATCGGCAGGATGACGGAGCTCAGAGATCAGGTGGGCTCAAGCACAAGCTTCGTCTATGATAAGCGGGGATTGCTCAAGGAGAAGACCGATCCGCTCGGCAGGAAGACCCTTTTCGGCTACGATGATGCAGGCAGGCTTACTTCTATCACCGACCGGAACAGCGCCATAACGACGTTCGCATACACGGCGACTGACAAGGTGGAGCGTATCACCTATCATGACGGCTCGACCGTCACCTTAACCTATGATAAGCACGACCGGCTTGTCAGGATGTCCGACCCGACAGGCGCTGCGAGCTACTCCTATGATGCGGCCGGTCAGTTGACCTCTCACACCAACACCTATGGTTTTACGGTGAAGTACAAATATGATGAGGCGGGCAATCTCATAGAGCTTACCTATCCGGGCGATAAAAAGGTTTTATACTTCTATGATGTCTTGAACCACCTGGTGGCGGTGGTCAACTGGCTCGATCAGGTCGCCTCCTATACGTACGATGAGGCAGGGCGCGTTACTGCATTTACCGGTTTCAACGGAATCGAGACGGTCTACAGTTATGATGCTGCCAACCGGCTTACCGGCTTCAGCAGCCCGATAGCGCAATATCACTTCGCTCTTGACGGAAACGGCAACAGGGTGGAGACGGCAAAGATCGAGCCGCTGACGCCCCTGCTGGATAAGAGCCCGGTCATGTATGGGTACAACGATCCGAAGAGGAACCGTCTGCTTAGTGCAGGGGCAAACAGCTATGGGTATGACAATGAGGGGCAGCTGACCACCATCAACGGAGCTGCGGCAAACACCTTTGACCATGAGCATCGGCTAACCAGGGCCGGGACATCGCAGTACTTCTACGACGGCAGCGACAGCCGCCTCAGGGCGGTACGTAACGGAGTGGAGACGAGATACATCTATGATGCAGCAGGGAATCTGCTGGCGGAGGCGGATGGCAATAATGTCATCACGAGATATTATCTCCACGGCATGGGACTGATCGCCATGGTGGAGCCTTCGGCGCCGGCAGACAGGGTGTACTGCTACCACTTCGATGCGATCGGCAGCACGGTAGGGATGACGGATGAAAGCCAGACTATGGTGAACAGGTACGCCTATGACGAGTTCGGCACCGTTGCCAACCAGCAGGAGACAGTCTATCAGCCGTTCACGTTCGTGGGCCAGTTCGGAGTAATGACGGAGCCCAATGGCTACTACTATATGAGAGCACGGTACTATGATCCTCAAGTCGGGAGGTTCATAAGCGAAGACCCGATAGGATTCGACGGAGGTGACATAAACCTCTACCAATACGTCGGTGCGAACCCCGTGAACTTTACAGACCCTTCCGGTCTTCTCCCTAATGTTGATCCTAACAAACCGTTTGATAGGTTCAATCCGAATAACCTTAAGGACAACAGCAAGGCAATAAATGCATTAAAAAATACTCTCGATAAAATTAAGTTTGTAAATAAAGCAATAGAATGGACAGAGAAAACGATCCTGAAAGGAGCTGCTGCAAAGCTGCTTGGAGCAACGACCTATTTGGGGATACTTTTACACCCCGATGTTGCCAATGAGAATGAGGATGCAATGCTTCGGAACTATTACAATACGCACACTAATTCGAGATGTTCGAAATGA
- a CDS encoding tetratricopeptide repeat protein: MSVGYVLIVISINVLIIILWEMYKKRRGYKKVKQVSEIHDLIAEDKCEEALSMLKKIEKHCPPVAFTMMGECYYKMGDKGKAQELYMKALSVDSTMDQAHVGLAQIEMDNSDYTKAESSLKRALEIDRNNYIAMYHLAHIYSIWGKYADTAKLLESAIEKGLVLRDAYLMLRDYYESIGDHAAVKKMDEKIELLDRRGN, from the coding sequence ATGAGCGTTGGGTATGTATTGATCGTTATATCGATTAATGTGCTTATCATCATACTTTGGGAGATGTATAAAAAAAGGAGAGGCTATAAAAAAGTAAAACAAGTTTCAGAAATTCATGATCTCATAGCAGAGGACAAATGTGAAGAAGCGCTGTCCATGCTCAAGAAAATAGAGAAGCACTGTCCTCCTGTAGCCTTTACAATGATGGGCGAGTGTTATTACAAAATGGGGGATAAGGGGAAGGCCCAAGAACTTTACATGAAGGCGTTATCTGTAGATAGCACAATGGATCAGGCGCATGTTGGACTTGCTCAGATAGAAATGGATAATAGCGACTATACCAAAGCTGAAAGCTCTTTGAAGAGAGCACTTGAGATCGACAGAAATAATTACATAGCCATGTATCACTTAGCTCACATATACAGCATTTGGGGGAAATATGCAGATACTGCCAAGCTTCTTGAGAGTGCCATAGAGAAGGGTCTTGTTCTTCGCGATGCTTATCTTATGCTGCGAGATTATTACGAATCAATTGGCGATCATGCTGCTGTAAAAAAGATGGATGAGAAAATAGAGCTTCTTGACCGAAGAGGGAATTAA